Proteins co-encoded in one Gracilimonas sp. genomic window:
- a CDS encoding redoxin domain-containing protein, with amino-acid sequence MNTAPEFTLKNTSNKDVSLSDFKGDKNVVLLFFPLAFSGVCTKELCSTRDNLKIYNSLDAEVLAISIDSFFTLKAFKEANNLNFSLLSDFNKEVSAKYDSLYDDYFGMKGVSKRSVFVIDKEGRVAHQEILEDSGKIPNLSKVQEVLAGLN; translated from the coding sequence ATGAACACAGCCCCGGAATTCACCCTGAAAAACACAAGCAACAAAGACGTATCGTTATCCGATTTTAAAGGAGATAAAAACGTAGTTCTGCTTTTTTTCCCGTTAGCCTTTAGCGGAGTATGTACCAAAGAACTCTGTTCAACAAGAGACAATCTTAAAATCTATAATTCCTTGGATGCGGAAGTTCTGGCTATCAGCATTGACAGTTTTTTCACTTTAAAGGCATTCAAAGAAGCAAACAATCTGAACTTTTCGCTTCTAAGCGACTTCAATAAAGAAGTAAGCGCAAAGTACGACTCATTGTATGATGATTACTTCGGAATGAAAGGCGTATCCAAACGGTCGGTATTTGTAATAGATAAAGAGGGAAGAGTAGCCCACCAGGAAATACTGGAAGACTCAGGCAAAATACCGAACCTGTCCAAAGTTCAGGAAGTACTGGCCGGACTAAACTAA
- a CDS encoding NADH-quinone oxidoreductase subunit I, whose protein sequence is MAKNLEKPTVNALSDNYKNERKLNFLEKLYLPEILKGMWYSFKQMFQPSFTLNYPEEKWDPPAIFRGRPVLVEDHNKERCVACGLCARACPPLAISMQAKETEDEKERYPDFFEINMLRCIYCGYCEEVCPEEAIVMSKDYDIVFESREDAIYDKERLLVPKEDVADRLEYLKNYRNRQFGSFWDFQEENNIHSVRDRDKDWNTGLSLVDMIEQQEKNDSTPASSSWNT, encoded by the coding sequence ATGGCTAAGAATCTCGAAAAACCTACAGTAAACGCACTAAGCGATAATTATAAGAATGAGCGAAAGCTCAATTTTCTTGAGAAACTGTATCTACCTGAGATATTGAAGGGAATGTGGTATTCCTTTAAACAAATGTTTCAGCCCTCATTTACGCTCAATTATCCGGAAGAGAAATGGGATCCACCGGCAATTTTCCGGGGTCGTCCGGTTTTGGTTGAAGACCACAACAAAGAGCGTTGTGTAGCTTGTGGGCTGTGCGCCCGTGCTTGTCCGCCGCTTGCCATTAGCATGCAAGCCAAAGAGACCGAAGATGAGAAGGAGAGGTATCCTGACTTTTTCGAAATTAACATGTTGCGGTGCATTTATTGCGGGTATTGCGAAGAAGTTTGCCCCGAAGAAGCTATCGTGATGAGTAAGGATTACGATATTGTATTTGAGTCCAGAGAAGATGCCATCTATGATAAAGAGCGTTTACTTGTACCTAAAGAAGACGTAGCCGATCGTCTTGAGTATCTGAAGAATTATAGGAACCGTCAGTTTGGTTCATTCTGGGATTTCCAGGAAGAAAATAACATTCACTCCGTAAGAGATAGAGACAAAGACTGGAACACGGGATTGTCTTTGGTTGATATGATTGAGCAGCAGGAAAAAAATGATTCAACCCCGGCATCTTCCAGCTGGAATACCTAA
- the der gene encoding ribosome biogenesis GTPase Der has product MLPVVSIVGRPNVGKSTLFNRLIGTRKAIVHDEYGVTRDRHYGESFWNGRDFTVIDTGGYLPDEMNVMVVGIREQVHIALEESDVILFVVDVKDGINTLDKAVANLLRQQDKPVLLVSNKADNEERRMNSTEFYELGIEDLFPVSSINGTGTGNLLDRVVELLPEEEEPEEENDIPKLAFIGRPNVGKSSLFNALLNDERAIVTDIAGTTRDSINSNLEYDGKEYLLVDTAGLRKRTKVKENIEFYSTIRTDRAIRECDIAILIVDAMQGFDAQDKRVIREAEKFNKGLVIVLNKWDLVPEKDTNTVREFEDYIYTSVPQLYYVPIVTISALNKTRIHRVLDVADEVIAERRKEISTPDFNDFLEQMLGEKPLPMKRGQQLKITYATQVKSNPPVFKFFMNSPHELPPNYRKYIENKIRERFGFLGVPITMVFRQK; this is encoded by the coding sequence ATGCTCCCAGTAGTTTCCATTGTAGGACGCCCCAACGTTGGTAAATCCACATTATTTAACAGACTCATCGGAACCCGTAAAGCAATTGTTCACGACGAGTACGGTGTAACCCGGGATCGACACTACGGAGAGTCGTTCTGGAACGGTCGCGACTTCACCGTAATTGACACCGGAGGATACCTTCCTGACGAAATGAATGTCATGGTTGTGGGAATCCGCGAACAAGTGCACATTGCGCTCGAAGAATCTGATGTTATTTTATTTGTGGTTGATGTGAAGGATGGCATCAACACCCTCGATAAAGCTGTAGCCAATTTATTGCGTCAGCAGGATAAACCCGTATTGTTGGTTAGTAATAAAGCTGATAACGAAGAACGACGCATGAACTCCACCGAGTTTTATGAACTTGGCATTGAAGATCTGTTTCCTGTGAGCTCTATCAACGGAACGGGAACCGGTAATTTATTGGACCGGGTTGTGGAATTACTGCCGGAAGAAGAAGAGCCGGAAGAAGAGAATGATATTCCAAAATTGGCTTTTATCGGTCGCCCAAATGTAGGGAAAAGCAGTTTGTTTAATGCTTTACTCAATGACGAAAGGGCTATTGTTACCGACATTGCCGGAACTACCCGCGATTCCATCAACAGTAACCTGGAATATGACGGCAAAGAATACCTGCTTGTAGATACGGCCGGACTGCGTAAACGCACCAAAGTAAAGGAGAACATTGAGTTCTACAGCACCATCCGTACCGATCGGGCCATACGCGAGTGTGATATAGCCATTCTTATTGTGGATGCGATGCAAGGCTTTGATGCTCAGGATAAACGGGTAATCCGAGAAGCGGAGAAATTTAACAAAGGCTTGGTTATCGTTCTCAACAAATGGGATTTGGTCCCTGAAAAAGACACAAATACCGTACGCGAGTTTGAGGATTATATTTACACTTCGGTTCCTCAGCTTTATTATGTCCCAATCGTGACTATTTCCGCGCTGAACAAAACCCGGATTCACCGCGTTTTGGATGTAGCTGATGAAGTAATAGCCGAACGCAGAAAAGAAATTTCCACCCCGGACTTCAATGACTTCCTGGAGCAAATGCTGGGAGAGAAACCCCTGCCTATGAAAAGGGGACAGCAGTTAAAAATCACTTATGCTACTCAGGTTAAAAGCAATCCACCGGTATTTAAGTTTTTCATGAACAGTCCACACGAACTGCCCCCGAATTACCGCAAGTACATTGAAAATAAAATTCGGGAACGATTTGGGTTCCTGGGCGTTCCGATTACCATGGTTTTCCGCCAAAAATAA
- a CDS encoding BamA/TamA family outer membrane protein, with product MFRKSILFITISFSVQLLLAQGFNSTSGRNHPELNWQVAETEHFLIMYPERIAGIEGEAAAIAEHTYESLSKNLEVTFDQKIRIYLSDEDEVNNGFAVPFSRPYTNIWVNLNDYSEIWTGQEKWLRKVIAHELAHIFHFEAVKSPLGLLQYTFANPLPGFWTEGLAQYETEKWDSQRGDRWLRKAIFDDDLNYSSGQSIEDGRLLYALGNSQLRYFAEQYGDTSLANLLQHRKKLFGLIRYHDFGSAFEETVDGGYSGFYDRWQKHVNVYYNTVASQMERTDSLHADEFSFPGQFYFDAAVSPDDSLLAVLSLTSMSRPVRRLYVTSTDSSRQNTLIGEGAINSDLNWLDPQRLLYSRMVRGKHSSLINDVFLYDLEKEKETRLTVNRKAKFPAAGSSQNQIGYIVNEGGTGNLFVMNLETRKEEKLTDYSGDVQLLWPLWIEQENAWLVHRFTDAGDRNLVLIDPKTRSEKTIDPEQVDNRKAILSPDGSKIAYISLRDEVPNVFIYDFESGVESRFTNLFTGGEVFGWVADFDSTGEEHLVIGASETRTQDKLHFVSAGREVYQPELNLPQTYASWRLQSPTNEIPSDIKPNPDLITDRYSYNAFQNLTHVASFGFPYYSDANDWGIFATSNWTEPLAKHTISGGGWLSIPDPLDKSYGALSYINNQLYPTLTFSVYQIPENGQYYGEEFLFEEYTGADIAINWPLDVFSSSYQYSSWSARFRHYSTDPMGENRFTSNPNLATPQNATVTDLQLSWQIKKQRPWKNNSYHPLDGTGLRLSVKGSEKILGSDTRTLTSDIHGYTVQPFLGLNRIFLEVRFQSQWGNNLPQNYIGFSRYDNVDISLPNDIPLQLFGDNERIRGYREFVTGKQVAFGSIEYRIPFIPSLQTQILGFVRLGGVSISLFSDSGIVWDARSESGATGTIQRWGAGAELKNEISIAGLSISHAFGVAQPAQQLFTDTKSDMYYRVQAVVPF from the coding sequence TTGTTCAGGAAGTCTATACTATTCATCACTATATCATTTTCAGTTCAGCTGCTACTCGCCCAGGGCTTTAATTCTACCAGTGGGCGAAATCACCCCGAACTAAATTGGCAGGTAGCTGAAACGGAGCATTTCCTCATTATGTATCCGGAGAGGATTGCCGGGATTGAGGGTGAGGCTGCTGCTATTGCAGAGCATACCTATGAATCTCTTTCCAAAAATCTTGAAGTTACTTTCGATCAAAAAATACGCATTTATCTTTCTGACGAAGATGAAGTCAATAACGGCTTTGCGGTACCATTTAGCCGGCCGTACACCAATATTTGGGTAAACTTAAACGATTACAGCGAAATCTGGACGGGGCAGGAGAAGTGGCTTCGAAAGGTCATAGCGCATGAATTGGCTCATATTTTTCATTTTGAGGCGGTGAAATCACCACTTGGCCTGCTTCAATATACCTTTGCAAATCCACTGCCCGGTTTTTGGACCGAAGGACTGGCTCAATATGAAACGGAAAAGTGGGATTCTCAACGGGGCGATCGTTGGTTGCGTAAAGCAATTTTTGATGACGACCTGAACTACAGCTCCGGTCAGTCCATTGAGGACGGACGTTTGCTTTATGCCCTGGGAAATTCACAGCTGCGCTATTTTGCTGAGCAGTATGGTGATACTTCTCTTGCAAACCTGTTGCAGCATCGAAAAAAGTTGTTTGGGTTGATCAGGTATCATGATTTTGGCAGTGCCTTTGAAGAAACAGTAGATGGAGGTTATAGCGGATTTTATGACAGATGGCAAAAGCATGTAAATGTGTATTACAATACGGTTGCGTCCCAAATGGAGCGTACCGATTCACTCCATGCAGATGAATTCAGCTTTCCCGGACAATTTTATTTTGATGCCGCAGTAAGCCCAGATGACAGCCTGCTGGCTGTTCTGTCTCTCACGTCCATGTCCCGACCGGTACGCAGGTTGTACGTCACTTCAACTGATTCATCCAGGCAGAACACACTGATTGGGGAAGGAGCCATTAATTCTGATTTGAACTGGCTGGACCCACAACGCCTTCTTTATTCAAGAATGGTAAGAGGGAAGCATTCTTCACTGATCAACGATGTATTTTTGTATGATTTAGAAAAAGAGAAAGAAACCCGGCTTACCGTTAACCGAAAAGCCAAATTCCCGGCTGCAGGTTCATCCCAAAATCAAATTGGGTATATCGTCAATGAAGGAGGAACCGGAAATCTGTTTGTAATGAACCTGGAAACCCGAAAAGAGGAGAAGCTGACCGATTACTCAGGGGATGTTCAGCTCTTGTGGCCCCTATGGATTGAACAAGAAAATGCCTGGCTGGTTCACAGGTTTACTGATGCCGGAGATCGAAATTTGGTCCTCATTGACCCCAAAACCAGATCAGAGAAAACCATAGACCCGGAACAAGTTGATAACCGAAAGGCCATTCTAAGTCCGGACGGCAGTAAAATAGCCTACATTTCCTTGAGAGATGAAGTCCCCAATGTTTTTATTTATGATTTTGAATCCGGTGTTGAATCCCGGTTTACCAATCTGTTTACAGGAGGGGAAGTCTTTGGCTGGGTTGCTGATTTTGACTCAACCGGTGAAGAGCATTTGGTTATAGGGGCTTCAGAAACCCGCACACAGGATAAATTGCATTTCGTTTCTGCCGGACGGGAAGTCTATCAGCCGGAATTGAATCTTCCGCAAACCTATGCCAGCTGGAGGCTTCAGTCCCCAACGAATGAAATTCCCTCAGATATTAAACCAAATCCTGATTTAATTACCGACCGGTATTCCTACAATGCATTTCAAAATCTGACACACGTTGCTTCTTTTGGCTTTCCCTATTATTCCGATGCAAACGACTGGGGGATATTTGCAACCTCTAACTGGACCGAACCGCTGGCTAAACATACCATTTCAGGCGGAGGCTGGCTTTCCATTCCTGACCCGCTGGATAAATCCTATGGGGCGCTATCCTATATCAATAACCAGCTTTACCCAACACTGACCTTTTCGGTATACCAAATACCGGAGAATGGTCAGTATTATGGTGAAGAATTCCTGTTTGAGGAGTACACCGGAGCAGATATTGCCATAAACTGGCCGTTGGATGTTTTTTCTTCTTCCTATCAATACAGCAGCTGGTCGGCCAGGTTCCGGCATTATTCAACTGATCCGATGGGAGAAAACCGGTTCACATCAAACCCGAATCTCGCTACTCCGCAAAATGCAACGGTTACAGACCTTCAGCTAAGCTGGCAAATCAAGAAACAGCGTCCCTGGAAAAATAACAGCTACCATCCGCTGGATGGAACCGGACTTCGGTTAAGCGTAAAAGGTTCCGAGAAAATTCTTGGATCGGATACCCGAACGCTGACTTCTGATATTCATGGCTATACCGTTCAGCCTTTTCTTGGGTTGAACAGGATCTTTTTAGAAGTAAGGTTTCAATCTCAATGGGGCAATAATCTGCCTCAAAATTATATTGGCTTTTCCCGGTACGATAATGTTGATATTAGTCTGCCCAATGATATTCCACTTCAGCTCTTTGGTGATAATGAGCGAATCAGGGGATATCGGGAATTTGTAACCGGCAAACAGGTAGCTTTTGGTAGTATTGAATACCGAATCCCATTTATACCATCGTTACAGACGCAGATATTGGGATTCGTTCGACTGGGAGGAGTAAGCATTTCACTGTTTTCGGACAGCGGGATTGTCTGGGACGCTCGTTCAGAATCCGGTGCAACCGGAACCATTCAACGATGGGGAGCAGGAGCAGAACTGAAAAATGAAATTTCCATAGCCGGGTTATCCATTTCTCACGCTTTTGGAGTCGCTCAACCGGCTCAACAATTATTCACCGATACTAAATCGGATATGTACTATAGAGTACAAGCTGTGGTTCCTTTTTAA
- a CDS encoding ATP-dependent helicase produces MKKFVLKKEEPRKRPEDYSIPYADLLNKQQLDAVFHEKGPALVVAGAGTGKTRTLVHRVARLVESGVKPSNILLLTFTRRAAKEMLNRASNILDERCKQVQGGTFHFYCSLLLHRHSEIIGYPSNFTIIDTADALEVIQFVRTELKLNKKKKRFPNKNTLLNIISTCINKHLDLRVVLQEQYPQFLEQEEKIEQVGLAYHEYKEKNYVMDFDDLLIKTRQLLTQHEDIRIKVASQNQFVMVDEFQDTNKLQAELTELFSSVHGNVMAVGDDAQSIYSFRGADHQNIMDFPERFEGTKLIKLEENYRSTPQILNVANNLLNQASFKFDKQLYSEIKDGELPALVQSSSEHDQSRFITQAVLQLREQEMELNEMAVLFRNGRDSFDLEVELNRKNIPFVKYGGQKFTEAAHIKDVLAHIRVLVNPMDTIAWNRVLMLLDGIGPKTAQDLFEWIRLAKNPYRLDLSDTTSQSYIDQLKVLSKLLIALKENDHSVAKVVELVVDYYRDFCKDRYDDYPKRLKDLEAFINVSESFTSLPKMLEELALDPITATAVDTEQKTKEEAPLILSTIHSAKGLEWKHVFIIQCLDGIIPSAYSVEEEEQLDEELRLLYVAATRAKDMLYFSYPVLAQSAYGDYFTQPSRFLKDMNNDLVEEWKLVEEEQQQQIEDGNQQQLTD; encoded by the coding sequence ATGAAAAAATTCGTTCTCAAAAAAGAAGAGCCCCGAAAACGACCGGAAGACTATTCCATTCCGTATGCTGATTTACTAAATAAACAGCAACTGGATGCGGTTTTCCATGAAAAAGGCCCGGCATTGGTTGTAGCAGGAGCAGGTACGGGAAAAACCCGGACGTTAGTCCACCGTGTAGCCCGGTTGGTGGAAAGCGGCGTAAAGCCATCCAATATTCTGCTTCTTACCTTCACCCGAAGGGCCGCAAAAGAAATGCTGAACCGGGCAAGCAATATACTTGACGAGCGTTGCAAGCAGGTGCAAGGGGGGACTTTTCATTTCTATTGCAGCCTGCTGTTGCACCGGCATTCAGAGATCATCGGTTATCCTTCCAATTTCACCATTATAGATACTGCCGATGCACTGGAGGTCATTCAGTTTGTACGCACCGAGTTGAAGCTGAACAAAAAGAAGAAAAGGTTTCCCAACAAAAATACGCTGCTGAATATTATCAGTACCTGCATCAATAAACATCTCGATTTGAGGGTCGTTTTACAGGAGCAATATCCTCAGTTTCTGGAACAGGAAGAAAAGATCGAGCAGGTAGGTTTGGCATACCATGAGTATAAGGAGAAGAACTATGTAATGGACTTTGACGATCTTCTTATAAAAACACGCCAATTACTTACACAGCATGAGGATATAAGGATTAAGGTAGCCTCGCAGAATCAGTTCGTAATGGTGGATGAGTTCCAGGACACCAATAAACTACAGGCGGAGTTAACAGAGCTGTTTTCCAGTGTACATGGCAACGTGATGGCAGTTGGGGATGATGCTCAGAGCATTTATTCGTTCCGGGGAGCAGATCACCAAAACATCATGGATTTCCCGGAGCGATTTGAAGGCACTAAACTGATTAAACTGGAAGAAAATTACCGTTCAACCCCACAAATTCTGAATGTAGCCAACAACCTGCTTAATCAAGCTAGCTTCAAATTTGATAAACAACTTTATTCAGAGATTAAAGACGGTGAGTTGCCTGCATTGGTACAATCTTCCAGCGAGCACGATCAAAGCCGTTTTATAACCCAGGCGGTGTTGCAGCTCAGAGAACAGGAGATGGAGCTTAATGAAATGGCGGTGTTGTTCCGTAATGGGCGCGATTCATTTGATCTGGAAGTGGAGCTGAATCGAAAGAATATTCCGTTTGTGAAATACGGGGGGCAAAAATTCACCGAGGCTGCGCATATTAAAGATGTGCTGGCGCATATCCGGGTGCTGGTCAATCCTATGGATACCATTGCCTGGAACCGTGTGCTAATGCTGCTTGATGGAATTGGCCCAAAAACGGCCCAGGATTTATTTGAATGGATTCGCCTTGCCAAAAATCCGTACCGACTGGATCTGTCTGACACCACGAGTCAATCATATATCGATCAGCTTAAAGTCCTCAGTAAACTTCTAATTGCTCTGAAAGAAAATGATCATTCAGTGGCTAAAGTTGTGGAGTTGGTTGTGGATTATTACCGTGATTTTTGCAAAGATCGGTACGACGACTATCCTAAGCGCCTTAAAGACTTAGAAGCTTTCATTAACGTTTCGGAAAGCTTTACATCGCTTCCAAAAATGCTGGAAGAACTGGCCCTTGATCCCATCACAGCAACAGCGGTAGATACCGAGCAGAAAACCAAGGAGGAAGCCCCACTGATCCTGAGTACTATTCACTCTGCAAAAGGACTTGAATGGAAGCACGTTTTCATTATTCAGTGCCTGGATGGTATTATACCTTCAGCTTATTCGGTGGAGGAAGAGGAACAGCTGGACGAGGAACTGCGACTATTATATGTAGCCGCAACCCGCGCCAAAGACATGCTATACTTCAGTTATCCGGTGTTGGCACAATCAGCCTATGGCGATTATTTCACACAGCCATCCCGCTTTCTAAAAGATATGAACAACGATTTGGTTGAAGAATGGAAGCTTGTGGAAGAGGAACAACAACAGCAAATTGAGGACGGAAATCAACAGCAATTAACGGATTAA
- a CDS encoding 2'-5' RNA ligase family protein yields MSKSVQLPLFTEDVRVNEFLILIEPPKNVTDYVSILQKELKEEFGSFKSGESKAHITVSNFLVTQKRMDDVLAKVQRRVSLFSTFEMRLQDFKVFESGNTFYIGVQSSHTFNSLISEFKSIKKEVVKTTKFYSSDPPHLPIGQNFNSMVFSQIKDRYLEKPFFYTFDVRKLTVLTRSNSNENYEFYSHLNLQN; encoded by the coding sequence ATGTCAAAATCAGTACAGTTACCCCTGTTTACAGAAGATGTCAGAGTGAATGAGTTTCTCATTCTTATCGAGCCCCCTAAAAATGTGACCGATTATGTGTCCATTTTACAGAAAGAGCTTAAAGAGGAGTTTGGTTCGTTTAAATCTGGGGAGTCGAAGGCGCATATCACCGTCAGTAATTTTTTGGTGACTCAAAAACGAATGGATGATGTGCTTGCTAAAGTACAAAGAAGAGTTTCTCTGTTCTCAACATTTGAGATGAGATTGCAAGACTTTAAAGTATTTGAGTCTGGGAATACCTTTTATATAGGTGTTCAATCCTCTCATACATTCAATTCCCTGATCAGTGAGTTTAAATCCATAAAGAAAGAAGTGGTGAAAACCACCAAATTTTACAGCAGTGACCCTCCGCATTTGCCCATCGGTCAAAACTTTAATAGCATGGTATTTAGTCAAATAAAAGACAGATACCTGGAAAAGCCGTTTTTCTATACTTTTGATGTTAGAAAGCTGACGGTACTCACCCGAAGTAATTCCAACGAAAACTATGAGTTTTATTCTCACTTAAATCTTCAAAATTAG
- a CDS encoding thymidine kinase: MINEPSLAPREFGWIEVVCGGMFSGKTEELIRRAKRAHIAGQKVVVVKPALDKRYSENEVVSHNETALPSILVDTADQIVLLTGDARVVCIDEAQFFDDRVVDVANTLANDGKRVIVAGLDMDFKGQPFGPMPYLLAIAEYVTKLHAVCAESGTMAHYSQRVVEKEGQVLVGEYDAYEPRARHCFRPPVDRRRGRPIKPFMNPAVKETEEESTDETEEINSEHT, encoded by the coding sequence ATGATTAACGAACCTTCGTTAGCACCGCGGGAATTTGGATGGATTGAAGTCGTTTGCGGCGGCATGTTTAGCGGAAAAACCGAGGAACTGATTCGCCGGGCAAAACGAGCTCACATTGCAGGACAAAAAGTAGTGGTGGTCAAACCCGCTCTCGACAAACGCTACAGCGAGAACGAGGTAGTATCTCATAATGAAACCGCCCTTCCCAGCATTTTAGTAGATACGGCCGATCAGATTGTACTACTTACCGGAGATGCACGTGTTGTGTGTATTGATGAAGCCCAGTTTTTTGACGACCGGGTTGTGGATGTGGCAAATACATTGGCTAACGATGGTAAACGAGTTATTGTAGCCGGGTTGGATATGGATTTCAAAGGGCAGCCATTTGGTCCCATGCCCTATCTGCTGGCTATTGCGGAATATGTCACCAAATTGCATGCTGTATGTGCCGAGAGCGGAACCATGGCCCACTACTCCCAGCGGGTAGTTGAAAAAGAAGGACAGGTACTGGTTGGGGAATACGATGCTTATGAACCCCGGGCCCGTCACTGCTTCCGCCCGCCCGTTGATCGGCGACGTGGCCGACCGATTAAGCCATTTATGAATCCGGCTGTAAAAGAAACTGAAGAAGAATCTACCGACGAAACAGAAGAAATAAACTCAGAGCACACCTAA
- a CDS encoding nucleoside transporter C-terminal domain-containing protein, with protein MDIIRGIIGIVSLLGLAFVFSNSKKNINWKLVGIGIGIQFILAIFILKADVLAGFWAPLGWPMILFQKVASFFVVVLNYTTEGASFIFGRLGHGPEHEDSLGVFFAFQVLPTIVFFASLTAILYHYGILQFIVRMVSKGMQKLLGTSGAETLSVVSNIFVGQTEAPLVVEPFIKKMTKSELFVVMTGGMATIAGGVMAAYVAMLGAPFAEANGLEIQVAQQLFAERLLGASLMAAPAALVIAKILFPEDGEPVTKGDVSMNVEKTDANGIDAAASGAGTGLQLALNVGAMLLAFIALLAMFNGILGWGSDITGITGLLGESLTIEMMLGWVFAPIAWLIGVPWSDAVNMGSLLGTKIVLNEFVAYLKLAEGVSAAQLSPKTIAMATFALCGFANFSSIAIQIGGIGGLAPSRKSELAKFGIKAVFAGTLANLMTATFAGMLF; from the coding sequence ATGGATATTATACGCGGTATCATTGGAATTGTAAGCCTGCTTGGGCTTGCGTTCGTTTTTAGCAACAGCAAAAAAAATATAAACTGGAAACTGGTTGGAATAGGCATCGGAATACAATTTATCCTTGCCATTTTCATTCTCAAGGCGGATGTATTGGCCGGATTTTGGGCACCTTTAGGTTGGCCGATGATTCTGTTTCAAAAGGTGGCCAGCTTTTTTGTTGTCGTCCTTAATTACACCACCGAGGGTGCCTCTTTCATTTTCGGAAGGTTAGGTCATGGCCCTGAACACGAAGACAGCCTGGGTGTGTTTTTTGCCTTCCAGGTACTCCCTACCATTGTCTTTTTTGCCTCATTAACCGCCATCCTCTACCACTACGGGATTTTGCAGTTCATTGTAAGGATGGTGTCTAAGGGAATGCAGAAATTGCTTGGTACTTCCGGAGCAGAGACCTTATCGGTGGTATCCAATATATTTGTAGGGCAAACAGAGGCACCGCTGGTTGTTGAACCTTTCATTAAGAAAATGACCAAGTCTGAGCTCTTCGTGGTGATGACAGGTGGGATGGCTACCATTGCCGGTGGCGTAATGGCCGCTTATGTAGCTATGCTGGGCGCTCCCTTTGCTGAAGCCAATGGATTAGAGATTCAGGTTGCCCAGCAACTTTTTGCCGAGCGGCTTCTGGGGGCAAGTTTAATGGCCGCTCCTGCTGCACTTGTTATTGCTAAGATCCTATTTCCGGAAGATGGCGAACCCGTTACCAAAGGTGATGTTTCCATGAATGTTGAGAAAACAGATGCCAACGGAATTGATGCTGCAGCATCAGGTGCCGGAACCGGACTTCAGCTTGCATTGAATGTAGGTGCCATGTTATTAGCGTTTATCGCTCTACTTGCTATGTTCAACGGTATTTTAGGCTGGGGAAGTGATATTACCGGCATTACCGGTTTACTGGGAGAAAGCCTCACCATCGAAATGATGCTGGGCTGGGTTTTTGCCCCCATTGCCTGGCTGATTGGTGTACCTTGGTCAGATGCCGTGAATATGGGGTCACTGTTGGGTACCAAGATTGTATTGAATGAGTTTGTAGCTTACCTGAAATTAGCTGAAGGCGTAAGTGCCGCACAGTTATCCCCTAAAACAATAGCGATGGCTACTTTCGCGTTGTGTGGTTTTGCCAATTTCTCTTCTATAGCCATACAAATTGGAGGAATTGGAGGGTTAGCCCCCAGCAGAAAATCTGAACTGGCAAAATTTGGAATTAAGGCTGTTTTTGCCGGAACTTTGGCTAACTTAATGACCGCTACATTCGCGGGAATGCTCTTTTAA